From Myxococcus stipitatus, the proteins below share one genomic window:
- a CDS encoding ComEA family DNA-binding protein: protein MAGRTAALAVVALGVMGLGAVARWRWPDAAPALDCPPEAVRLDSEGVATCGEGVAPTGAQALALGHRLDLNVATEKELALLSGVGPSLARRLVEARDAAGGFSTWEQVDAVAGVGAAKLKTLQAATVLGSSPDAGGVW from the coding sequence GTGGCGGGGCGCACGGCCGCGCTCGCAGTCGTCGCGCTGGGGGTGATGGGTCTGGGGGCGGTGGCGCGCTGGCGGTGGCCGGACGCCGCGCCCGCGTTGGACTGTCCTCCGGAGGCGGTGCGGCTGGATTCGGAGGGGGTGGCCACCTGTGGTGAAGGCGTGGCGCCGACCGGTGCGCAGGCCCTGGCGTTGGGGCACCGGCTGGACCTCAACGTCGCGACGGAGAAGGAGCTCGCCCTCTTGTCGGGCGTGGGGCCCTCGTTGGCGCGGCGTCTCGTCGAGGCGCGGGACGCGGCGGGCGGCTTCTCGACCTGGGAGCAGGTGGACGCGGTGGCGGGGGTGGGTGCTGCCAAGTTGAAGACCCTCCAGGCAGCCACCGTGTTGGGGTCGTCTCCGGACGCCGGGGGTGTGTGGTAA
- a CDS encoding aspartate kinase encodes MALIVQKYGGTSVGDTERMKNVARRCLAAQRAGNDVVVVVSAMSGETNRLLKLVAQITDRPDEREQDVVVATGEQVSIGLVAMAIQAQGGKATSFLGHQVRIVTDSTFSKARIKSIDAQPIRAALARGHIVVVAGFQGVDDEGSVTTLGRGGSDTTAVAVAAALQADACEIYTDVDGVYTTDPNMVPAARKLDRITYEEMLELASVGAKVLQIRSVEFAMKYKVPLWVKSSFTSDPGTLVCEEDKSMEDVLVRGVAYDRNEAKITVCGVPDVPGIAAKIFGPLDEKHIVVDLIVQNPSRDGRTDLTFTVGKTDFLKAQEVVRQVARDIQATGIETDDNVAKVSIVGVGMRNHSGVAARMFMALSAEGINIQIISTSEIKVSCLVHSKYTELAVRALHTAFGLDQPLPPEGAATVSEAAALKGEKV; translated from the coding sequence GTGGCACTGATCGTCCAGAAGTATGGCGGTACCTCCGTTGGTGACACCGAACGGATGAAGAACGTGGCGCGGCGTTGCCTGGCCGCCCAGCGTGCGGGCAATGACGTGGTGGTCGTGGTCTCCGCGATGTCGGGAGAGACCAACCGGCTGCTCAAGCTCGTGGCGCAGATCACCGACCGGCCGGACGAGCGCGAGCAGGACGTCGTGGTCGCCACGGGCGAGCAGGTCTCCATCGGGCTGGTGGCCATGGCCATCCAGGCCCAGGGCGGCAAGGCGACGAGCTTCCTGGGGCACCAGGTGCGCATCGTCACCGACAGCACCTTCTCCAAGGCGCGCATCAAGAGCATCGACGCGCAGCCCATCCGCGCGGCGCTGGCCCGGGGCCACATCGTGGTGGTGGCGGGCTTCCAGGGCGTGGACGACGAGGGCAGCGTCACCACGCTGGGCCGTGGCGGTTCGGATACGACCGCGGTGGCGGTGGCCGCGGCGCTCCAGGCGGATGCGTGTGAAATCTATACGGACGTCGACGGCGTCTACACGACGGACCCCAACATGGTCCCCGCCGCGCGCAAGCTGGACCGCATCACCTACGAGGAGATGCTGGAGCTGGCGAGCGTGGGCGCGAAGGTGCTGCAGATCCGCTCCGTCGAATTCGCCATGAAGTACAAGGTGCCGCTCTGGGTGAAGTCGTCCTTCACCAGCGATCCCGGCACCCTCGTGTGTGAGGAGGACAAGTCCATGGAGGACGTGCTGGTCCGCGGAGTGGCCTACGACCGGAACGAGGCGAAGATCACCGTCTGCGGGGTACCGGACGTGCCGGGCATCGCGGCGAAGATCTTCGGCCCGCTCGACGAGAAGCACATCGTGGTGGACCTCATCGTCCAGAACCCCTCGCGGGACGGGCGGACGGACCTGACGTTCACGGTGGGCAAGACGGACTTCCTCAAGGCGCAGGAGGTGGTGCGCCAGGTGGCGCGCGACATCCAGGCGACGGGCATCGAGACGGACGACAACGTCGCCAAGGTCTCCATCGTCGGGGTGGGCATGCGCAACCACTCGGGCGTGGCGGCGCGGATGTTCATGGCGCTGTCGGCCGAGGGCATCAACATCCAGATCATCTCCACGTCGGAGATCAAGGTCTCGTGCCTGGTGCACTCCAAGTACACGGAGCTGGCGGTGCGCGCGTTGCACACGGCGTTCGGCCTGGACCAGCCGCTGCCTCCCGAGGGGGCGGCGACCGTGTCCGAGGCCGCGGCGCTCAAGGGCGAGAAGGTCTGA
- the hutH gene encoding histidine ammonia-lyase, producing MSRPRILIDGDTLTLEEILQVARNEATVELAPDAAARVRASRALVDRVAAGDTPSYGINTGFGTLAEVRIDKKDLRDLQRNLILSHACGVGTPLPLPEARALLLLRCNVLAKGYSGIRPETLALALEMLNRDVVPVVPERGSVGASGDLAPLAHLALVFIGEGEAYHQGQRLPARQALERAGLQPVVLEAKEGLALVNGTQAMCAVGTLLQLRAESLSELADVAGSMTLEGLLGSHKPFIPEIHDVRAHPGQKACAAHLRRILAGSELVETHVNCSKVQDPYSLRCMPQVHGAARDGLAFARRVLEVEVNSATDNPLVFTESERIVSGGNFHGQPISLAMDVVAMALTQLSSISERRVEQLVNPALSGLPAFLAKNSGLNSGFMIAQVTSAALVAESRVLSHPASVDSIPSSAGREDHVSMGMTAALKGRQVSDFTRSCIAIEILVAAQALDFRLPVKPGRGALAAYELVRSKVPHMDRDRELHKDIEAVSQLIDSGELLAAVRSATAA from the coding sequence ATGTCGCGCCCCCGCATCCTCATCGACGGTGACACCCTGACGCTGGAGGAGATCCTCCAGGTCGCCCGGAACGAGGCCACCGTGGAGCTGGCCCCCGACGCCGCCGCCCGTGTGCGGGCCTCGCGCGCACTCGTGGACCGGGTGGCCGCCGGAGACACGCCTTCGTACGGCATCAACACCGGCTTCGGCACCCTGGCCGAGGTCCGCATCGACAAGAAGGACCTGCGCGACCTGCAGCGCAACCTCATCCTCTCCCACGCCTGTGGCGTGGGCACGCCCCTGCCCCTCCCGGAGGCCCGGGCCCTGCTGCTCCTGCGTTGCAACGTGCTCGCCAAGGGCTACTCCGGCATCCGCCCGGAGACGCTCGCCCTGGCGCTGGAGATGCTCAACCGGGACGTGGTGCCCGTCGTCCCCGAGCGCGGCAGCGTGGGCGCGTCCGGCGACCTGGCGCCCCTGGCCCACCTGGCGCTGGTCTTCATCGGCGAGGGCGAGGCCTACCACCAGGGCCAGCGGCTCCCGGCGCGGCAGGCCCTGGAGCGCGCCGGCCTCCAGCCCGTCGTCCTCGAGGCCAAGGAGGGCCTGGCGCTCGTCAACGGCACCCAGGCCATGTGCGCCGTGGGCACCCTGCTCCAGCTGCGCGCCGAGTCGCTCTCCGAGCTGGCCGACGTCGCCGGCTCCATGACGCTGGAGGGCCTGCTCGGCAGCCACAAGCCGTTCATCCCGGAGATCCACGACGTGCGCGCCCATCCGGGCCAGAAGGCGTGCGCGGCGCACCTGCGACGCATCCTCGCGGGCAGCGAGCTGGTGGAGACGCACGTCAACTGCAGCAAGGTGCAGGACCCCTACTCGCTGCGCTGCATGCCGCAGGTGCACGGCGCCGCGCGCGACGGCCTGGCCTTCGCCCGCCGCGTCCTGGAGGTGGAGGTCAACAGCGCCACGGACAACCCGCTGGTCTTCACGGAGAGCGAGCGCATCGTCTCCGGCGGCAACTTCCACGGCCAGCCCATCTCCCTGGCCATGGACGTGGTGGCGATGGCGCTCACCCAGCTGTCCTCCATCAGCGAGCGCCGCGTGGAGCAGCTGGTGAACCCGGCCCTGTCGGGCCTGCCGGCGTTCCTGGCGAAGAACTCCGGCCTCAACTCCGGCTTCATGATCGCCCAGGTGACGAGCGCGGCGCTGGTGGCCGAGTCGCGCGTGCTCAGCCACCCCGCGTCGGTCGATTCGATTCCGTCGTCCGCGGGCCGCGAGGACCACGTGTCCATGGGCATGACGGCGGCGCTCAAGGGCCGTCAGGTGAGTGACTTCACCCGGTCGTGCATCGCCATCGAGATCCTCGTCGCGGCGCAGGCGCTGGACTTCCGTCTGCCGGTGAAGCCCGGCCGGGGCGCCCTGGCCGCCTACGAGCTGGTGCGCTCCAAGGTCCCCCACATGGACCGCGACCGCGAGCTGCACAAGGACATCGAGGCGGTCAGCCAGCTCATCGACTCGGGCGAGCTGCTGGCGGCAGTGCGTTCCGCCACCGCGGCCTGA
- a CDS encoding pirin family protein — MAWQMPEEPYVDAEPGSALETVIVPRTRDLGDGFEVRRALPSSRRRMVGPFIFLDQMGPAVLRAGKGLDVRPHPHIGLATVTYLFEGEILHRDSLGKVQVIRPGAVNWMVAGRGIVHSERTPQEARVAGNRLFGMQFWVALPGKHEEDAPSFDHTPVEALPVIQDQGVDLRLIAGGLFGERSPVRTQSELFYADVRLDVGAKVPMPRQFDERAIFVAEGMVDVGGESFGAGQMLVLRPGVDVVARGAGAGRARMLMFGGEPMDGPRHIWWNFVSSSKERIEQAKEDWKAGRIGKVPSETEFIPLPEPEPSVPRYP, encoded by the coding sequence ATGGCCTGGCAGATGCCCGAGGAACCCTATGTCGACGCGGAGCCCGGCTCCGCGCTGGAAACCGTCATCGTGCCGCGCACGCGGGACCTGGGAGATGGCTTCGAGGTGCGGCGGGCGCTGCCGTCGTCGCGGCGCAGGATGGTGGGGCCCTTCATCTTCCTGGACCAGATGGGGCCCGCGGTCCTCCGGGCGGGCAAGGGGCTCGATGTCCGTCCCCACCCCCACATCGGCCTGGCCACGGTGACCTACCTCTTCGAGGGGGAGATCCTCCACCGCGACTCGCTCGGGAAGGTGCAGGTCATCCGGCCCGGCGCGGTGAACTGGATGGTGGCGGGGCGCGGCATCGTCCACTCCGAGCGCACGCCCCAGGAGGCCCGCGTCGCCGGCAACCGGCTGTTCGGGATGCAGTTCTGGGTGGCCCTGCCCGGCAAGCACGAGGAGGACGCGCCCTCGTTCGACCACACGCCGGTGGAGGCGCTGCCCGTCATCCAGGACCAGGGCGTGGACCTGCGGCTCATCGCGGGCGGACTGTTCGGTGAGCGCTCGCCGGTGCGCACCCAGTCGGAGCTCTTCTACGCGGACGTCAGGCTCGATGTGGGCGCCAAGGTCCCCATGCCCAGGCAGTTCGACGAGCGCGCCATCTTCGTCGCCGAGGGCATGGTCGACGTGGGCGGCGAGAGCTTCGGCGCCGGGCAGATGCTCGTGCTGCGGCCCGGCGTGGACGTCGTCGCGCGGGGGGCGGGCGCCGGCCGGGCGCGCATGTTGATGTTCGGCGGCGAGCCCATGGATGGCCCCCGCCACATCTGGTGGAACTTCGTCTCCAGCTCGAAGGAGCGCATCGAGCAGGCGAAGGAGGATTGGAAGGCGGGCCGCATCGGCAAGGTCCCCAGCGAGACGGAGTTCATCCCGCTCCCCGAGCCGGAGCCCTCCGTGCCGCGCTACCCCTGA